The sequence ATCAGTTAAATCCCAGCCATTAGGTACTCCTGCCCAATATTCATTAAACGCAAAATTTTGAACAATAGGACCTAAGATTAATCCGCCAGCAATTAAAAGAATGTAAGTAATTACAGAATATATTTTGTAATTCTTTTTCTTGAATACAGCCATTAAACCTGTAAGATTTGCAAACATCATTGCAAAAAACATAAAGAAAATATGCGGAATTAAAATATAAGCGGGAACGCCTCCTTTAAAACGAATTACAACAGGATTCTCTTTAGAAATTTCTACAAATTCCAATTTTTCTTTTAAAACAATGTAATACTGCAATTTACCGGCAGGAGGTTGTACAGGAAGCTCCGCTATAATTTTATTCCCTTCTTTTTTGAATTCAACTTTTGTATATTTTTCATTAACAGGGTATCGATGATAAAATAACTCAGCAGAAATATCTTTGTTCTGAATATCCAATTCAATAAAACATTTGTCTTGCCCACCATGACTCCTTAGTAATTCCAAATTATATTCATGCCCATTGAAATTTATATCTAACTTTTGAGGATAGGTAGGACCTGTCATTCTTTGATAATAAGCTGCAAGCAAAGTGATAATTATTGCCAAAATCCATAAAACCCACATTCTTTTCATAATTCAAAACTTTTATGTTCAGGGCAAAAATAAATTTATTTTGTGGAATAATGAGTAGTTTAGGATTTGTATAAAGCATAACCGAAACACCTCTTATAACTCAAGGCATTTTAGGTGTATATATTAACCGAAAACTACCCACTCTATTAACCGAAAAAGTACCAGTCGTATTTATTAATAATGAATATTGACCACGTTCGCTGTAGCTTTAGCGGTTGCGAAACAAGGAATAAAGAATTTTGAAGTAAAAAGAAGATGCTGAGCAACTTTTGTGGTCAGCAAATTTCATTATTCNNNNNNNNNNNNNNNNNNNNNNNNNNNNNNNNNNNNNNNNNNNNNNNNNNNNNNNNNNNNNNNNNNNNNNNNNNNNNNNNNNNNNNNNNNNNNNNNNNNNTATTTATTAATAATGAATATTGACCACGTTCGCTGTAGCTTTAGCGGTTGCGAAACAAGGAATAAAGAATTTTGAAGTAAAAAGAAGATGCTGAGCAACTTTTGTGGTCAGCAAATTTCATTATTCAGAATTCTTTGTTCAATATTCGATATTTTCGTAACAAAATATATTTCGTTAAGTCAGGTGTTCTGAATTTAGCAAAAAATTATAGTTTATTGAAAAAGTAAAAATCGGTGTTTAAAGAATAAGCCGAAACACCTCTTATAACTTTAGGCACTCTAAGTACTCAAGGCACTTTAGGCACTCAAAATACTCTAAGTACTTCTTCTTTTAACTTGTTTAATAGCGATTTTTCACATTTTTTAATATCTTATGTATTTATTAATAATGAATATTGACCACGTTCGCTGTAGCTTTAGCGGTTGCGAAACAAGGAATAAAGAATTTTGAAGTAAAAAGATGATGCTGAGCAACTTTTGTGGTTAGCGAATTTCATTATTCAGAATTCTTTGTTCAATATTCGATATTTTCGTAACAAAATATATTTCGTTAAGTCAGGTGTTCTGAATTTAGCAAAAAATTATAGTTTATTGAAAAAGTAAAAATCGGTGTTTAAAGAATAAGCCGAAACACCTCTTATAACTTTAGGCACTCTAAGTACTCAAGGCACTTTAGGCACTCAAAATACTCTAAGTACTTCTTCTTTTAACTTGTTTAATAGCGATTTTTCACATTTTTTAATATCTTATGTATTTATTAATAATGAATATTGACCACGTTCGCTGTAGCTTTAGCGGTTGCGAAACAAGGAATAAAGAATTTTGAAGTAAAAAGATGATGCTGAGCAACTTTTGTGGTTAGCGAATTTCATTATTCAGAATTCTTTGTTCAATATTCGATATTTTCGTAACAAAATATATCTCGTTAAGTCAGGTGTTCAGAATTTAGTAATAAATTATGGTTTATTAAAAAAGTGAAAATCCGTGTTTAAAGAATAACCCGAAATACCTCTTATAACTTTAGGCACTCTAAGTACTCAAGGCATTTTAGGCACTCAAAAAACTCTAAGTACTTCTTCTTTTAACTTGTTTAACAGCGATTTTTCACATTTTTTAATATCTCATGTATTTATTAATAATGAATATTGACCACGTTCGCTGTAGCTTTAGCGGTTGCGAAACAAGGAATAAAGAATTTTGAAGTAAAAAGAAGATGCTGAGCAACTTTTGTGGTCAGCAAATTTCATTATTCATAATTCCTTGTTCAATATTCGATATTTTCGTAACAAAATATATCTCGTTAAGTCAGGTGTTCAGAATTTAGTAATAAATTATGGTTTATTAAAAAAGTGAAAATCCGTGTTTAAAGAATAACCCGAAACACCTTTTATAACTTTAGGCACTCTAAGTACTCAAGGCACTTTAGGCACTCTAATAAGTACTTCTTCGTTAAACTTTAGCTAATGCCTGATCAATGTCGTCAATAATGTCTTTTAGGTCTTCAATGCCAACAGAGTAACGTACTAAATCATCAGTAATACCACCCTCTTCTCGTGCTTCTTGGCTCATTGCAGCATGAGTCATAGATGCTGGATGTTGAATTAGTGATTCTACTCCACCGAGTGATACAGCAAGTTTAGCCAAATGAATATTGTCCATTAAAATTCTTCCGGCATCAAGACCACCTTTTACTCCAAAGCTTATCATTGTTCCATAACCATTCATTTGCTCTGTTGCTAAGTCGTGTTGAGGATGAGATTTTAGTCCGGGATATTTTAGCCATGAAATTTTAGGATGATTTTCAAGGTATTCTGCAACTTTCATTGCACTTTCCTGTGCTTTATCAATTCTTATTGCCAATGTTTTTACTCCGCGAATAACAAGATATGCCTGATGAGGATCCATGTTTGGTCCCATCATAGTCATTGTTTTTCTTAATTTTCCGTAAAGCTCTTCATCTTTTGCAACCAATGCACCACCGACAATATCAGCATGTCCGTTGATAAATTTTGTTAATGAATGTAAAGCAATGTCTGCACCTAAGTCAAGTGGTTTTTGTAAATAAGGACTTGAAAATGTGTTATCAACGCAAACAATAATATTGTGCTTATGAGCAATTTCACTTGCTTTTTTAATATCAGTTAATGTAATTGTAGGGTTTGCAGGTGTTTCAATGTATAACAATTTTGTGTTAGGCTGAATTGCTTTTTCTATTGCTTCAAGGTCGGAAGTATCAATATAATCATATTCAACACCGAATTTTGCAAAATGACTTTCCATTACTGCACGGCTAGGTCCATAAACAGCACTTGTACTTATCATGTGATCGCCTTGGCTGAGTAGTGTCATATAAACAGTAGTAACGGCTGCCATTCCTGAAGACATTACAACACCTCTGTAACCGTTTTCAAGGTCGGCTAATTTATTTTCTAAAGCATCAATTGTCGGATTACCTATTCTTGTATAAATATATCCGTCAGATTTTCCTGAGAAACAATCAGCACCATGCTGTGCATTTTTGAATGAAAATGTTGATGTTTGATAAATAGGAACTACAGCAGCTCCAAATTCATCTTTAAAATCACCTGAGTGAATTAATTTAGTATTAAAACCTTTATTTCTAGTATCCATAAAATTTGTTTTTATTTAGTTTTTTTGATTTCACAATAATTTTAAAATAGGAGCAAAGTTAAAAAAAAAATAATTATTAGAAGTCCCCTTGAGTTTTTAAAATAATATTTATCAAAAAATACATCCCTAAAGAAAAAAATTAGTAATTTTGCTAAATATAATTTATGATTGATATAGAGGTGTTTGAGAAAGAGTTTGTTGTGATGAATAAAACAAGCTATCAAAAAAATAATTTATTATGAAAAAATTATGTTTAACAAATCGTTTTTTTCTTCCGATTTTAGCACTAATAATTAGTTTTGGAATTATCTTTAGCGGATGCAAAGATGACAACGAATTTCCAACTGTATCTATAACAAATCCTGCTAATGGAGCATCAGTATTTCAGGATACGGCAATAACCATAATGACAAATGCACAAGATAATAATGGGAGTATTGCAGAAGTGTTGTTTTATATTGATGGTGTAAACGTTGGTACTGCAAGTAGTTCTCCATTTAACTATAGGTGGAACACCACAGGAATGAGTCTTGGTTCTCACAAAATAAAAGTAACTGCTTATGATAATGAGGGTGCAACAAAATCTGCTGAAATAAATATTATTATTTCCTTAACTTCTGATTTTACAGACCCACGTGATAACCGTGTTTATAAAATTATTAAAATAGGTTCGCAAACATGGATGGCTGAAAATATTCGCTTCAAAGTAAGTGGAGGAGGTTATTGGGCTTATAATGGTGATGATAATTTTGTAACAACTTATGGTTATTTATACAATTGGGAAGCTACTTGTGATGTATGTCCCGATGGCTGGCATTTACCATCAGATGAAGAATGGAAAACATTGGAAATGGAACTTGGTATGAGCCAAAGTGATGCTGATAGTAAAAATTGGCGTGGTACAATTGAAGGTGGGATGATGAAAGAAATTGATACAACACATTGGTATTCACCAAATACAGGAGCAACTAATTCAAGTGGTTTTACTGCTTTGCCAGGTGGGTATCGCAATGGTTATGGTGGTTGTGATAGTATGGGGTTCTATGGTACATTCTGGACTTCTACGGAATTTGATGTTAATTATGCATGGTATCGCTTACTTTTCAATTCTTACGAAAATATTTATCGCAACTATTATTTCAAAACTTATGGATACAGTGTTCGCTGTGTTAGAGATTAGTTTTTTTTATTTACTATTTCTTATCTTGGATATGAATTTCCTTAAAGTTAAATAGTGTATAAAAAATATATTTTAAAATGAAAAAATTACTGAAAGGCAAAATTGCACTTGTTACGGGGGCATCAAGAGGAATAGGGAGAGGAATTGCAATACTACTTGATAATGCAGGAGTAACAGTGGTGATGCATTACAGCAAAAGCTGAGGAAATAGCGAACACTGTTTTATACTGTGTTTCAGAAGCTCCTGAATTTATGATAGTTTCTATCATTGACGTAAACGGTGTTTCTTACCTAAGAACCTGATTTCTAGTTTTGAATTGGTAGTAAAAAATATTACAAATAATTTCCCTATAAGGAAACAATGCTGTAAGTTTGCATGAAAAATATTGATGCTAAAATACGAAGTAAAGATATTAGAGCAAGCAAAGGATTTTCTTGATAAACTTGACGATAGAATACAAAGGAAAGTGATTTTTAATATTTGGAAATCTAAGGAAGTAAATGACCCAAGATTATTTAGAAAATTGTCGATTGAAATATGGGAGTTTAGAACAAGATATTTAGTGCCTCTTAGAAAACTATCTATTTTTATAAAATGAATTATTTTTGATGAGATTTTTACTTTTTGGAAATGAGCTGATGCCTTAGCATCAGGGATTTGAGGAAAATAAAAATATCGCAAAAAGAAACATTTTTAATTTTGGAGAGTTTTCTAAGAGGCACTATTTAGGAACACAGATTAGGCTTTTAGCATTTTGGGATAAACGAGATAAGAATGAAACATTAGTTATTGTTTGTAATGGATTTTTAAAGAAAACAAAAAAAACACCTAAAAGTGAAATTAATAAAGCAATGCAAATTAGAAAAAAGTACTTCAAATTAAAAAGGAAATAAAATGAAAACTTATTCATTAGAAGAATTAACAGATAAATATATTGGAAAATCGGATACAGTTGAAAGAAAGCAATTTGAATTTGAGTTAAAAATAGATGTTCTTGGAGAAATGATTAGAAAAACAAGAAAGGAGAGAAATTTAACGCAAGAACAACTAGGCGAACTTATTGGAGTTCAAAAAGCCCAAATTTCAAAAATGGAAAACAATATCAAAGATGTAAGATTTTCTACAATAATAAATGTATTTTCGGCACTAAAGGCAAAAATTAATATGAGTGTTGTATTTAATCAGGATTCTCATTTTGAAATTGCCAAATAATGTGAAAATAAACTATTTAATTTTGAGACCACTCTAAAAAGTCTTAAAATGATTTTCAGCTCCTTTCTGTCCCAAACCCTAAAGGGAAAAGGAGCTGAAAATCAGGACTCACTTTAGGGAATGGGGCAATTCCTGATTTTCAAAACCTGCACTCATTACTTTTAAGAGTGGACTCAATTTTGCAAAGCTGAAAATATTGATAACATCATATAATAAAGTTTAAGCCATGGAAATTCACAATACACATTTTATATCCAATATCAGCTTGTAAATAAATCAAAATAACTACCTTTACCCTTATTTTTAATAGTGTTAGAAATTTATTATGAGAATAATTATTATAAATGGACCAAATTTAAATCTCCTCGGAATTAGGGAAACAGATATTTACGGAGAAAAAAGTTTTGACGATTATCTTGTTGGACTCAAAGAAAAATTTCCACAACAT comes from Bacteroidota bacterium and encodes:
- a CDS encoding PLP-dependent aspartate aminotransferase family protein: MDTRNKGFNTKLIHSGDFKDEFGAAVVPIYQTSTFSFKNAQHGADCFSGKSDGYIYTRIGNPTIDALENKLADLENGYRGVVMSSGMAAVTTVYMTLLSQGDHMISTSAVYGPSRAVMESHFAKFGVEYDYIDTSDLEAIEKAIQPNTKLLYIETPANPTITLTDIKKASEIAHKHNIIVCVDNTFSSPYLQKPLDLGADIALHSLTKFINGHADIVGGALVAKDEELYGKLRKTMTMMGPNMDPHQAYLVIRGVKTLAIRIDKAQESAMKVAEYLENHPKISWLKYPGLKSHPQHDLATEQMNGYGTMISFGVKGGLDAGRILMDNIHLAKLAVSLGGVESLIQHPASMTHAAMSQEAREEGGITDDLVRYSVGIEDLKDIIDDIDQALAKV
- a CDS encoding FISUMP domain-containing protein, yielding MKKLCLTNRFFLPILALIISFGIIFSGCKDDNEFPTVSITNPANGASVFQDTAITIMTNAQDNNGSIAEVLFYIDGVNVGTASSSPFNYRWNTTGMSLGSHKIKVTAYDNEGATKSAEINIIISLTSDFTDPRDNRVYKIIKIGSQTWMAENIRFKVSGGGYWAYNGDDNFVTTYGYLYNWEATCDVCPDGWHLPSDEEWKTLEMELGMSQSDADSKNWRGTIEGGMMKEIDTTHWYSPNTGATNSSGFTALPGGYRNGYGGCDSMGFYGTFWTSTEFDVNYAWYRLLFNSYENIYRNYYFKTYGYSVRCVRD
- a CDS encoding helix-turn-helix transcriptional regulator; this translates as MKTYSLEELTDKYIGKSDTVERKQFEFELKIDVLGEMIRKTRKERNLTQEQLGELIGVQKAQISKMENNIKDVRFSTIINVFSALKAKINMSVVFNQDSHFEIAK